The Paramisgurnus dabryanus chromosome 1, PD_genome_1.1, whole genome shotgun sequence genome includes a window with the following:
- the slc26a4 gene encoding pendrin — protein sequence MMDECHYHMSRPIYSTHVFDEVHERKAQETRSLQERLSETCRCNDKWAVQKIKGLLPILDWLPKYPVKQWLPSDVVSGVTTGLVCALQGVAYALLVSVAPVYGLYSAFFPILSYFVLGTSRHISVGPFPVTCLMVGSVVLTFAPDEHFLRPANVTGANETLTDMLMAVDVEAREAQRITLACTMTVLIGLFQVAMGFMQVGFLVRYLSDPLVGGFTTAAAIHVFISQIKTILSIPTHNHSGFFSIVYTLIDVGKNINQTNVADLVAGLLTIFVIMAVKEVNAKYQHKIPVAIPIEVIVTVLASAISHVMDLNSQYGASIVHSIPRGFVPPQPPNLAIIGNILGSSFSTAVVGYAVAVSVAKVYAAKHDYTLDGNQELIAFGVSNIFGGCFSSFVASTALSRTAIQESTGGRSQVASIISALMVLIVILALGPYLQPLQKSVLAGIVIANLKGMFMQMSDVAVLWKQNRTDCLIWIATCLASIVLGLDVGLLAGLVFEMGTVVVRTQFPSCSTLGNMPDTDIYKNIKDYKNISEIPGIKIFKCNSPIYFANIDYFKEKLRDEVGFDAVRVFKKRNKALKKIHKLIQKGKLKVTEDGLVPVASMGVDNKAFESEKGPELVDGTKQPEVKVQVDWTSELPVNVSVPRVHIHSLVVDFSAVSFIDVVAAKSLKLLIKEFIRIGVGVYIAGCDAELVRRMEALSFFDEEVTRDLLFITVHDAVLFIQLETSSENADDHLADKISQLQDDKVPPPFTEDDDLIETYDNQHLAIHGLSN from the exons ATGATGGATGAGTGCCACTATCATATGTCACGACCCATCTACTCAACCCATGTCTTCGATGAGGTCCATGAGAGAAAGGCACAAGAGACAAGAAGCTTACAAGAACGACTGAGCGAAACCTGCAG ATGCAATGATAAATGGGCCGTTCAGAAGATCAAGGGGCTTTTGCCGATTCTGGATTGGCTTCCTAAATACCCAGTCAAGCAGTGGTTACCCAGTGATGTCGTGTCTGGGGTCACCACAGGTCTGGTATGCGCTTTACAAG GTGTGGCCTATGCATTGCTGGTGTCGGTAGCACCTGTCTATGGTCTCTACTCGGCGTTCTTTCCAATTCTTTCTTATTTTGTGTTGGGCACCTCGAGACACATCTCTGTTG GTCCATTTCCAGTCACCTGTTTGATGGTGGGTTCTGTAGTTTTGACTTTTGCCCCCGACGAGCACTTTCTGCGGCCGGCGAACGTGACAGGTGCGAACGAGACGTTGACCGACATGTTGATGGCGGTGGACGTGGAGGCAAGAGAGGCACAGAGAATCACCCTGGCTTGCACCATGACCGTACTGATCGGATTATTTCAA GTGGCCATGGGGTTCATGCAAGTGGGGTTTCTAGTACGATATCTATCAGATCCCCTAGTAGGAGGTTTCACTACTGCTGCTGCCATTCATGTCTTTATATCCCAGATTAAAACCATCCTGTCTATTCCTACACACAACCATAGTGGATTCTTCTCTATTGTTTAT ACTCTCATCGATGTGGGTAAGAACATTAACCAGACAAACGTTGCAGACCTGGTTGCTGGATTACTAACAATCTTCGTAATTATGGCCGTGAAAGAGGTCAACGCAAAATATCAGCACAAGATCCCAGTGGCAATCCCTATCGAAGTGATTGTG ACAGTGCTTGCGTCTGCAATCTCTCATGTCATGGATCTGAACTCCCAATATGGCGCCAGCATTGTGCACAGCATCCCCAGAGG GTTTGTGCCGCCCCAGCCACCGAATTTAGCGATTATTGGGAATATTCTGGGTTCAAGCTTTTCCACAGCAGTCGTTGGTTATGCGGTTGCAGTCTCGGTTGCGAAAGTCTATGCAGCAAAACATGACTACACACTTGATGGCAACCAG GAGCTGATAGCTTTCGGTGTCAGCAACATTTTTGGAGGATGTTTCTCGAGCTTTGTGGCCAGTACCGCACTTTCACGAACCGCGATACAGGAAAGCACAGGGGGGCGGAGTCAG GTTGCTAGTATAATCTCGGCTTTGATGGTCTTGATAGTGATCTTGGCTCTTGGGCCCTATCTTCAGCCTCTGCAGAAG TCAGTGTTGGCCGGTATTGTTATAGCTAACCTGAAGGGAATGTTCATGCAGATGTCTGATGTGGCTGTACTCTGGAAACAGAATAGGACAGACTGT CTCATCTGGATAGCTACATGCTTGGCATCTATCGTACTGGGTTTAGATGTGGGCCTGCTGGCAGGCCTGGTATTTGAGATGGGCACAGTGGTGGTCCGAACACAGTT CCCTTCCTGTTCTACCCTGGGAAATATGCCAGACACGGATatatacaaaaacataaaagacTACAAAAAT ATTTCAGAAATTCCTGGGATAAAGATTTTCAAATGCAACTCACCTATTTACTTTGCAAACATTGACTACTTCAAAGAGAAATTAAGAGATGAG GTGGGTTTTGATGCAGTACGGGTGTTCAAGAAAAGAAACAAAGCACTGAAGAAGATCCATAAACTGATTCAAAAAGGAAAACTAAAGGTTACAGAG GATGGTTTGGTACCAGTAGCCTCAATGGGAGTAGATAACAAAGCCTTTGAAAGTGAAAAGGGTCCTGAGCTCGTAGATGGGACAAAACAGCCAGAGGTGAAGGTCCAAGTAGATTGGACATCAGAGCTTCCTGTCAATGTGTCGGTACCCAGGGTCCACATTCACAGCCTTGTGGTGGATTTCTCTGCTGTCTCGTTTATAGATGTGGTAGCTGCAAAGTCCCTTAAGCTG CTCATCAAGGAGTTTATACGAATTGGCGTTGGTGTCTACATCGCAGGCTGTGATG CTGAGCTTGTCAGGAGAATGGAAGCCCTGTCGTTCTTTGATGAAGAGGTCACCAGAGATCTGCTCTTCATCACCGTCCATGACGCCGTTCTCTTCATCCAGCTGGAAACCTCCAGTGAAAATGCAGATGATCATTTAGCTGATAAG ATTTCCCAGTTGCAAGATGACAAAGTACCACCTCCGTTTACTGAGGACGATGACTTGATTGAAACCTATGACAACCAGCACTTG GCTATTCATGGACTTTCAAACTGA